The following proteins are encoded in a genomic region of Phalacrocorax carbo chromosome 2, bPhaCar2.1, whole genome shotgun sequence:
- the AHR gene encoding aryl hydrocarbon receptor isoform X1, giving the protein MSPTRVASGGNLCRKFALKSSNSTRPERNGIQENCRAGKHGEGMQILEGELLLQALNGFVLVVTADALVFYVSSTIQDYLGFQQSDIIHQSVFELIHTEDRPEFQRQLHWALNPAQSADSGPSVQGDNGFSQPATYYNPDQLPPENSSFMERNFICRLRCLLDNSSGFLAMNFQGRLKFLHGQNKKGKDGATLSPQLALFAVATPLQPPSILEIRTKNFIFRTKHKLDFTPTGCDAKGKIVLGYTEAELCMRGTGYQFVHAADMLYCAENHVRMMKTGESGMTVFRLLTKENRWAWVQANARLVYKNGRPDYIIATQRPLTDEEGAEHLRKRNMKLPFMFATGEAVLYEVSFPMSSLMDPTQLKNKSTTGKGAKATLPNDSVDPNSLLGAMLRQDESVYLCPPASHKLSFERNFFADSRDELGGGGSSSWTDDLLPAGNHNILKRELMECSQDSTIPLPEDSAALFQDNKTSDLYSIMKNLGIDFEDLKCIQQDEEFFKTELSGMDDIGDIDITDEILTYVQDSLNKSDFLYSGCNQQQPLVQNEGCLVQQELDPHQLHQHQNQLMEQQQQQQQQQLCQKMKHMQVNGMFTNWSSGTSMPLSCSQQQPQQYVFPGMHATTSEFSYKSEANSSPYACRQEFMPYKQPTGMMPQLSNFAQMDFPVAGFDRSTYSASSNLEDFLSCLQQVPENHECGINSESVMLTPQTCYAGAVSMYQCTQEAQPSCVDQMQYDPMMPSQQTLLNKFQNGFNGGNVNEAYPSQLDVISNAQTATHLQPLHHPTEPRSFSDLASSGFM; this is encoded by the exons GCATTAAATGGTTTTGTATTAGTTGTTACAGCCGATGCTCTGGTTTTTTACGTCTCTTCTACTATCCAGGACTACTTGGGGTTCCAACAa TCTGATATTATACACCAGAGTGTATTTGAATTGATCCACACAGAAGACAGACCTGAGTTTCAACGACAGCTACACTGGGCATTAAATCCTGCCCAGTCTGCAGATTCTGGACCAAGTGTACAAG GAGATAATGGATTTTCACAGCCAGCAACCTATTATAACCCAGACCAACTTCCTCCAGAGAATTCTTCCTTTATGGAAAGGAATTTCATCTGCAGGTTACGATGCCTACTGGATAATTCATCTGGGTTCCTG GCTATGAATTTTCAAGGACGATTAAAGTTTCTCCATGGACAAAACAAGAAAGGGAAGGATGGTGCTACTTTGTCTCCTCAGCTTGCTCTGTTTGCAGTAGCTACTCCCCTGCAGCCACCATCTATCCTTGAGATACGAACCAAAAACTTCATATTCAGAACTAAACACAAACTGGATTTCACGCCTACTGGCTGTGATGCAAA AGGAAAGATTGTCCTGGGGTACACTGAAGCAGAGCTCTGTATGAGAGGAACAGGATACCAGTTTGTTCATGCAGCTGATATGCTTTATTGTGCTGAAAATCATGTCCGAA TGATGAAGACAGGTGAGAGTGGAATGACTGTATTTAGGCTTCTAACCAAAGAAAATCGATGGGCCTGGGTACAGGCAAATGCACGTCTTGTCTACAAAAATGGAAGACCAGATTACATCATTGCCACGCAAAGACCTCTCAC agATGAAGAAGGGGCAGAACATCTACGGAAGCGTAACATGAAGTTGCCCTTCATGTTCGCCACTGGTGAGGCTGTGTTATACGAGGTATCTTTCCCTATGTCAAGCCTTATGGATCCCACTCAGCTGAAGAATAAAAGCACGACGGGGAAAGGAGCCAAAGCAACGCTACCAAATGATTCCGTGGATCCAAACTCCCTCCTAGGTGCCATGTTAAGGCAAGATGAGTCTGTGTATCTCTGCCCTCCAGCATCACATAAACTTTCCTTTGAGCGGAACTTCTTTGCAGACAGCAGGGATGAgctgggtggtggtggtagcaGCAGCTGGACGGATGATCTCCTACCTGCTGGAAATCACAACATTCTCAAACGGGAGCTAATGGAGTGTTCCCAGGACAGTACTATTCCACTTCCTGAAGACAGTGCAGCACTCTTCCAAGATAACAAAACCAGCGATTTGTACAGCATCATGAAAAATCTGGGTATTGACTTTGAAGATCTAAAGTGCATTCAGCAGGATGAGgagttttttaaaactgaattatcTGGTATGGATGATATTGGGGACATAGACATAACTGATGAAATCTTGACTTACGTTCAGGATTCCTTAAATAAGTCTGACTTCTTATATTCAGGCTGTaaccagcagcagcccctggtCCAGAATGAAGGTTGCTTGGTACAGCAAGAGTTAGATCCACATCAACTTCATCAGCACCAGAATCAGCtcatggagcagcagcagcagcagcagcagcagcagctctgtcaaaAGATGAAACACATGCAAGTCAATGGGATGTTCACAAATTGGAGCTCTGGCACCAGCATGCCTCTTAgctgctcacagcagcagccccagcaatATGTATTCCCTGGCATGCATGCCACTACATCTGAGTTCTCTTACAAATCAGAAGCAAACTCTTCCCCTTATGCATGTAGGCAAGAGTTTATGCCTTACAAGCAACCCACCGGAATGATGCCACAGCTTTCTAATTTTGCTCAAATGGATTTCCCTGTAGCAGGTTTTGACAGATCAACCTATTCTGCTTCTTCCAACTTGGAGGATTTTCTCAGTTGTTTGCAGCAAGTCCCTGAAAATCATGAGTGTGGGATAAACTCTGAGTCGGTTATGCTAACTCCTCAAACATGCTATGCAGGAGCTGTTTCTATGTACCAGTGCACCCAAGAAGCACAGCCCAGCTGCGTGGATCAAATGCAATATGATCCTATGATGCCAAGTCAACAAACGCTGTTGAACAAG TTCCAAAATGGTTTCAATGGAGGAAATGTAAATGAAGCATATCCCTCTCAGTTAGATGTGATCAGTAATGCACAGACTGCCACACATCTTCAGCCTCTTCATCATCCGACAGAACCCAGATCCTTCTCAGATTTGGCATCTAGTGGATTTATGTAA
- the AHR gene encoding aryl hydrocarbon receptor isoform X2: MQILEGELLLQALNGFVLVVTADALVFYVSSTIQDYLGFQQSDIIHQSVFELIHTEDRPEFQRQLHWALNPAQSADSGPSVQGDNGFSQPATYYNPDQLPPENSSFMERNFICRLRCLLDNSSGFLAMNFQGRLKFLHGQNKKGKDGATLSPQLALFAVATPLQPPSILEIRTKNFIFRTKHKLDFTPTGCDAKGKIVLGYTEAELCMRGTGYQFVHAADMLYCAENHVRMMKTGESGMTVFRLLTKENRWAWVQANARLVYKNGRPDYIIATQRPLTDEEGAEHLRKRNMKLPFMFATGEAVLYEVSFPMSSLMDPTQLKNKSTTGKGAKATLPNDSVDPNSLLGAMLRQDESVYLCPPASHKLSFERNFFADSRDELGGGGSSSWTDDLLPAGNHNILKRELMECSQDSTIPLPEDSAALFQDNKTSDLYSIMKNLGIDFEDLKCIQQDEEFFKTELSGMDDIGDIDITDEILTYVQDSLNKSDFLYSGCNQQQPLVQNEGCLVQQELDPHQLHQHQNQLMEQQQQQQQQQLCQKMKHMQVNGMFTNWSSGTSMPLSCSQQQPQQYVFPGMHATTSEFSYKSEANSSPYACRQEFMPYKQPTGMMPQLSNFAQMDFPVAGFDRSTYSASSNLEDFLSCLQQVPENHECGINSESVMLTPQTCYAGAVSMYQCTQEAQPSCVDQMQYDPMMPSQQTLLNKFQNGFNGGNVNEAYPSQLDVISNAQTATHLQPLHHPTEPRSFSDLASSGFM, from the exons GCATTAAATGGTTTTGTATTAGTTGTTACAGCCGATGCTCTGGTTTTTTACGTCTCTTCTACTATCCAGGACTACTTGGGGTTCCAACAa TCTGATATTATACACCAGAGTGTATTTGAATTGATCCACACAGAAGACAGACCTGAGTTTCAACGACAGCTACACTGGGCATTAAATCCTGCCCAGTCTGCAGATTCTGGACCAAGTGTACAAG GAGATAATGGATTTTCACAGCCAGCAACCTATTATAACCCAGACCAACTTCCTCCAGAGAATTCTTCCTTTATGGAAAGGAATTTCATCTGCAGGTTACGATGCCTACTGGATAATTCATCTGGGTTCCTG GCTATGAATTTTCAAGGACGATTAAAGTTTCTCCATGGACAAAACAAGAAAGGGAAGGATGGTGCTACTTTGTCTCCTCAGCTTGCTCTGTTTGCAGTAGCTACTCCCCTGCAGCCACCATCTATCCTTGAGATACGAACCAAAAACTTCATATTCAGAACTAAACACAAACTGGATTTCACGCCTACTGGCTGTGATGCAAA AGGAAAGATTGTCCTGGGGTACACTGAAGCAGAGCTCTGTATGAGAGGAACAGGATACCAGTTTGTTCATGCAGCTGATATGCTTTATTGTGCTGAAAATCATGTCCGAA TGATGAAGACAGGTGAGAGTGGAATGACTGTATTTAGGCTTCTAACCAAAGAAAATCGATGGGCCTGGGTACAGGCAAATGCACGTCTTGTCTACAAAAATGGAAGACCAGATTACATCATTGCCACGCAAAGACCTCTCAC agATGAAGAAGGGGCAGAACATCTACGGAAGCGTAACATGAAGTTGCCCTTCATGTTCGCCACTGGTGAGGCTGTGTTATACGAGGTATCTTTCCCTATGTCAAGCCTTATGGATCCCACTCAGCTGAAGAATAAAAGCACGACGGGGAAAGGAGCCAAAGCAACGCTACCAAATGATTCCGTGGATCCAAACTCCCTCCTAGGTGCCATGTTAAGGCAAGATGAGTCTGTGTATCTCTGCCCTCCAGCATCACATAAACTTTCCTTTGAGCGGAACTTCTTTGCAGACAGCAGGGATGAgctgggtggtggtggtagcaGCAGCTGGACGGATGATCTCCTACCTGCTGGAAATCACAACATTCTCAAACGGGAGCTAATGGAGTGTTCCCAGGACAGTACTATTCCACTTCCTGAAGACAGTGCAGCACTCTTCCAAGATAACAAAACCAGCGATTTGTACAGCATCATGAAAAATCTGGGTATTGACTTTGAAGATCTAAAGTGCATTCAGCAGGATGAGgagttttttaaaactgaattatcTGGTATGGATGATATTGGGGACATAGACATAACTGATGAAATCTTGACTTACGTTCAGGATTCCTTAAATAAGTCTGACTTCTTATATTCAGGCTGTaaccagcagcagcccctggtCCAGAATGAAGGTTGCTTGGTACAGCAAGAGTTAGATCCACATCAACTTCATCAGCACCAGAATCAGCtcatggagcagcagcagcagcagcagcagcagcagctctgtcaaaAGATGAAACACATGCAAGTCAATGGGATGTTCACAAATTGGAGCTCTGGCACCAGCATGCCTCTTAgctgctcacagcagcagccccagcaatATGTATTCCCTGGCATGCATGCCACTACATCTGAGTTCTCTTACAAATCAGAAGCAAACTCTTCCCCTTATGCATGTAGGCAAGAGTTTATGCCTTACAAGCAACCCACCGGAATGATGCCACAGCTTTCTAATTTTGCTCAAATGGATTTCCCTGTAGCAGGTTTTGACAGATCAACCTATTCTGCTTCTTCCAACTTGGAGGATTTTCTCAGTTGTTTGCAGCAAGTCCCTGAAAATCATGAGTGTGGGATAAACTCTGAGTCGGTTATGCTAACTCCTCAAACATGCTATGCAGGAGCTGTTTCTATGTACCAGTGCACCCAAGAAGCACAGCCCAGCTGCGTGGATCAAATGCAATATGATCCTATGATGCCAAGTCAACAAACGCTGTTGAACAAG TTCCAAAATGGTTTCAATGGAGGAAATGTAAATGAAGCATATCCCTCTCAGTTAGATGTGATCAGTAATGCACAGACTGCCACACATCTTCAGCCTCTTCATCATCCGACAGAACCCAGATCCTTCTCAGATTTGGCATCTAGTGGATTTATGTAA